A stretch of DNA from Artemia franciscana chromosome 6, ASM3288406v1, whole genome shotgun sequence:
acacttgaatggcttttcaccggtgtgggttcTCAAGTGCCTGGCAACATTACTCTTGTTATTAAAACTTCGATAGcatacgtcacacttgaatggcttttcaccggagtggattctcatgtgtatggcaacattactcttctgattaaaactgcgcttgcatacgtcacacttgaatggcttttcaccggtgtgggtactcatgtgtatggcaacattactcttctgattaaaactgcgcttgcatacgtcacacttgaatggcttttcaccggtgtgggttctcatgtATATGGCAACATtactcttctgattaaaactgcgcttgcatacgtcacacttgaatggcttttcaccgatgtgggttctcatgtgtatggcaacattactcttctgattaaaactgcgcttgcatacgtcacacttgaatggcttttcaccggtgtgggttctcatgtgtatggcaacattactcttctgattaaaactgcgcttgcatacgtcacacttgaatggcttttcaccggtgtgggttctcatgtATATGGCAACATTACTCTTCTGATAAAAATTGCGCTTGcatacgtcacacttgaatggcttttcaccggtgtgggttctcatgtgtatggcaaTATTACTCTTCTGATTAAAATTGCGCTTGCAAaagtcacacttgaatggcttttcaccggtgtgggttctcatgtgtatggcaaCATTACTCTTGTTATTAAAACTGCGCTTGcatacgtcacacttgaatggcttttcaccggtgtgggtcctcatgtgtatggcaagaGTTTTCTTCTGATAAAAACTGTGCTTGCATACGTCACACTGagggcttttcaccggtgtgggttcTCAAGTGCCTGGAAACATTACTCTTGTTATTAAAACTGCGCTTGcatacgtcacacttgaatggcttttcaccggtgtgggttctcatgtgtatggcaagagttttcttctgattaaaactgcgcttgcatacatcacacttgaatggcttttcaccggtgtgggttctcatgtgtatggcaaCATTACTTTTCTGATTAAAACTGCGCTTGcatacgtcacacttgaatggcttttcaccggtgtgggttctcatgtgtatggcaaCATTACTCTTTTTAGTAAAACTGCGCAGGcatacgtcacacttgaatggcttttcaccggtgtgggttcTCAAGTGCCTGGCAACATAACTCTTGTTATTAAAACTGCGCTTGCATATCTCACACTTGAACGGCTTTTCACCAGTGTGGGTGCTCATGTATAAGACAACATtactcttctgattaaaactgcgcttgcatacgttacacttgaatggcttttcaccggtgtgggttctcatgtgtaCGGCAACATTACTTTTCTGATTAAAACTGCGCTTGcatacgtcacacttgaatggattttcaccggtgtgggttctcatgtgtatggcaaCATTTCTCTTGTTATTAAAACTGCGCTTGCATATCTCACACTTGAACGGCTTTTCACCAGTGTCTATCTTCGCATGTCGAACGAGATGACTTTCTTGAAAAAAGCTCTCATTATGTGTATTACACTTAAATGGtttttcaccggtgtggatgGTTTGATGTTCATCGGTTTGAACTATCAGGTGTCTCACAAGATTATTGCTTATAGATAGTTCCTCGTCACTTTGAAAAGATGTTTCATTCTTCTGATTTGCTCCGTCCTCTTCATTTTCGTCTGGTAGTTTCTTTAGCTGGTTAGTTAGCTTCTTTGTGGCTGGATTTTCATCTAAACTGTCTGCTGATAAGGTTTTTTTATTCGATAGCTGAGTTTCAGTACAGTCCGTTTGAAAAAGATTTGACTGATTGGTTTCATTTGCAAAAATTATCGCATGATGAGAGGCTTGTTCATTTTTTGAATTCATCTTTGAGGATTCAAATATTGACTGACATCATTTTCTTAGGGCTTCAAGCTAAAGTTGAGATGCCATGGCAAGgatgaattaaaagaaaaaaaaagtatctgcTCAAACTAAGCTGTTGCGCTAAACTGTTTTAGATTTCATGACAAAAGGAATAATTCTTTACTTTAATGATTTTGATTATACAGTGgtacattaaataattttaacttcgttctttttaatttgaatcaTCGTTTATTACGAGTCAATTTTACTTAATTACCATAGctgtagcagtagttgtagtctagtaaaaaacaaaccatcataatattcaaaataaaaaaggtttttaagaaaacaaaagtgaCAAATATTTCCCATGTGACATTATTTGGAAGATCGTAAAGAGATTCATCTGAAAATTCTGTTCTAATTACGAGAAGAGGTTTTGAGAATTGTccgggttgcagtggtagctagcaACTTAGTAAGAGAGATCACGTCCAATACAAAAAATGTAATAGCGCCAACTCCTGAAAATAGcatcagatcaaaacaagaagtagactattagaaccgccttgtaCGATACCCCTATACAGGAAACTTACCGTCCCTTGGCCTGAATAACGAGGAAAATCTATTGGCTTGGAAAACAAGgtaagttgcttgaactacgatattctgcatatacggcatcttttttttcttgtacttcCTTCTCAGTTCACAGATCGATATAGTTTATTATTAATAGAgactatgtaagtttcatcatatATAGCTGAAACCCAGTAAAGAAAAAACCGCGACACATTGTATAGATCCTGAAAACCGGTTCCTCCTTTCTGTTTATCCTTCACAGACTCAAACACTCATAAAAGAGACACGTTCCTTCATTCCactgaaattttaatttgtcttctaaccgcagatttcTTTATGCAATATTGTCGTTTACGATTCAAtgtgatttttgctgtttcttgttCCATACCTTAATTTTCCTTTATCATCTAACCGCAGATTTTGTTGTGGAATGTTTTCCTTTGCAATTCAATGGGATTTTCGCTGTTTCTTGTTccatgtctttttctttagttgttCAATCATCTGTCACCTTGTCTAATTTTACATGGGTAATGCTAAAAACGCTCCAGATGGGGAGGGGAGCTAGCGGTAGCTAataacctagtaagagacgatgaCGTCCAACgctaaaaataataacagcCCATAACTCCTTAAAATAGTGTCacatcaaaacaagaagtacactattagaaccgtCTTGTCCGAAACCCtctatataggaaacttaccgTTCCTTGGCTTGAATAATGAGGAAAATCTGTTGGCTTGAAGAACAAGATAAGTTGCTTCAACTATGGAATTCCGCATATAAGACATCTTTTTTCCCTCTCAGATAGCTTAGCAccggaacatcatagagagctgtttcatggctcattttaaaggaaattgatgtGCTTAAGAacattttgtaattaacaaaattaatttttaaaatacaatcacTTTTTACGAAAAGCTGCATTTATGTACAAGATCGATCAATGACGTCATAATCGTAGGTTGTAGCCAGGTTGTCTCTTACCattcaaattaagaaaaagccaAGG
This window harbors:
- the LOC136028519 gene encoding zinc finger protein 182-like gives rise to the protein MRTHTGEKPFKCDVCKRSFNNKSNVAIHMRTHTGEKPFKCDFCKRNFNQKSNIAIHMRTHTGEKPFKCDVCKRNFYQKSNVAIYMRTHTGEKPFKCDVCKRSFNQKSIVKAAPYLSHGTSSVERGFSLSGNTMSEQKAVIGERIFNEKLTVADWLKMFGGKPNNFSIAHDLMKLARKARASYLIHLEAQS
- the LOC136028520 gene encoding zinc finger protein 271-like; amino-acid sequence: MNSKNEQASHHAIIFANETNQSNLFQTDCTETQLSNKKTLSADSLDENPATKKLTNQLKKLPDENEEDGANQKNETSFQSDEELSISNNLVRHLIVQTDEHQTIHTGEKPFKCNTHNESFFQESHLVRHAKIDTGEKPFKCEICKRSFNNKRNVAIHMRTHTGENPFKCDVCKRSFNQKSNVAVHMRTHTGEKPFKCNVCKRSFNQKSNVVLYMSTHTGEKPFKCEICKRSFNNKSYVARHLRTHTGEKPFKCDVCLRSFTKKSNVAIHMRTHTGEKPFKCDVCKRSFNQKSNVAIHMRTHTGEKPFKCDVCKRSFNQKKTLAIHMRTHTGEKPFKCDVCKRSFNNKSNVSRHLRTHTGEKPSV